In Alkalihalobacillus sp. FSL W8-0930, a single window of DNA contains:
- the floA gene encoding flotillin-like protein FloA (flotillin-like protein involved in membrane lipid rafts), whose translation MPFDNDGTIFILIAIAVVIILLAVLFTFVPVALWISAIAAGVKISIFELIGMRLRRVVPARVVNPLIKAVKAGIDLDTSRLEGHYLAGGNVDRVVNALIAAQRANIELPFERAAAIDLAGRDVLEAVQMSVNPKVIETPFIAGVAMDGIEIKAKSRITVRANIDRLVGGAGEDTVIARVGEGIVSTIGSQKDHKKVLENPDMISQTVLSKGLDSGTAFEILSIDIADIDIGKNIGAELQTDQAEADKNIAQAKAEERRAMAVAQEQEMKARVEEMRAKVVEAEAEVPLALSEALRTGRMGVMDYMNYQNVMADTDMRDSISKSTDDNDSTNNDSN comes from the coding sequence ATGCCATTTGATAATGATGGAACGATTTTCATTCTTATCGCTATAGCAGTAGTAATTATACTTCTTGCTGTACTATTTACATTTGTTCCAGTTGCACTATGGATCTCAGCCATTGCTGCAGGAGTGAAAATCAGTATTTTTGAGTTAATTGGGATGAGACTTCGTCGAGTTGTACCTGCTCGTGTTGTAAACCCGTTAATCAAAGCGGTAAAAGCAGGAATTGACTTAGATACGTCAAGACTAGAAGGACACTATTTAGCAGGTGGTAATGTGGACCGCGTAGTTAATGCTCTAATCGCAGCACAACGCGCAAACATTGAATTGCCATTTGAACGTGCGGCTGCTATCGACTTAGCAGGTCGTGACGTACTTGAAGCTGTTCAAATGAGTGTTAACCCTAAAGTAATTGAAACACCTTTCATCGCTGGTGTGGCAATGGATGGTATTGAAATCAAAGCAAAATCTAGAATTACGGTTCGTGCAAACATTGATCGCCTTGTCGGGGGTGCCGGTGAAGATACGGTTATCGCTCGTGTTGGTGAGGGGATTGTTTCTACAATTGGTTCGCAAAAAGACCATAAGAAAGTCCTTGAAAATCCTGATATGATTTCTCAAACCGTATTATCAAAAGGATTAGATTCAGGAACAGCATTCGAAATCCTTTCCATCGATATTGCCGATATTGATATTGGTAAAAACATTGGTGCAGAGCTACAAACAGATCAAGCGGAAGCTGATAAGAACATTGCACAAGCAAAAGCAGAGGAACGTCGTGCAATGGCTGTAGCACAAGAGCAGGAAATGAAAGCGCGTGTTGAAGAAATGCGTGCAAAAGTTGTGGAAGCCGAAGCAGAAGTACCACTTGCGTTATCTGAAGCACTACGCACAGGTCGCATGGGTGTAATGGATTACATGAATTATCAGAACGTAATGGCAGATACTGATATGAGAGATTCCATTAGTAAGTCAACGGATGATAATGATTCAACAAACAACGATAGTAACTAA
- a CDS encoding GatB/YqeY domain-containing protein: MSLLERLNQDMKLAMKSKNKLELAVIRMVKASIQNEQIKLGHELSEEDSLTVLNRELKQRKDSLHEFEQAGREDLATRQREEIAVLHKYLPEQLTEDEVRQIVAETIAETGAENKSDMGKVMGAIMPKVKGKADGSVINRLVLESLS, from the coding sequence CTGAGTCTTCTTGAACGGTTAAACCAGGATATGAAGCTAGCGATGAAGAGTAAAAATAAACTAGAACTAGCTGTAATACGGATGGTCAAAGCTTCCATTCAGAATGAGCAGATTAAACTAGGGCATGAATTATCTGAAGAAGATAGCCTAACGGTGCTGAATCGTGAGCTTAAACAGCGCAAGGATTCCCTCCACGAGTTTGAGCAGGCGGGTCGTGAAGATCTGGCGACGCGGCAACGTGAAGAAATTGCTGTCCTTCATAAGTACTTGCCCGAGCAGCTTACTGAGGATGAAGTGAGACAAATCGTAGCAGAAACGATTGCCGAAACCGGTGCCGAGAACAAATCGGACATGGGTAAGGTTATGGGTGCCATTATGCCTAAGGTTAAAGGTAAGGCAGATGGATCTGTGATTAATCGTCTCGTTCTAGAGTCGCTTTCATAA
- a CDS encoding nodulation protein NfeD, with amino-acid sequence MRKAILLLSLSALFLGILLIPFQLYMVATTTEDKPSVYVIPIEQTVERGLEKFLERALAEAEREQADHIILDIDTPGGAVDAAGNIAQLLNQTDITTTAYVNPDAISAGAYIALNADQIVMHPQGSMGAAGVIDGAGNAAEEKAQSYWLNQMKNAAEKNKRDPQFALAMASTNHDLPQFNSPEGSYLTLGAEDAIEVKYSEGTARSIDELLALDIVNLPDAEVINSEVSFAEKIARFVTNPIVIPILLSVGSLGLILELYTPGFGIPGMIGLASLGLFFFGHLFAGFAGWESIILFSVGVILIVIEIFIPGFGVFGVLGIASIISGLFLASFSTATMLFAVGVALIVSLLAAILLFRFLGGRGPWKKMVLKTSTTSEEGYLSNETRAELLSQHGKALTRLSPAGFAQFGEERLDVVSEGGYIEQGSLLKVVYTSGSRIVVREVQIDHKQKEE; translated from the coding sequence ATGAGGAAAGCCATTCTCTTATTATCACTTTCAGCTCTGTTTCTTGGAATTCTATTAATACCTTTCCAATTGTACATGGTAGCAACAACGACGGAGGATAAACCGAGTGTCTATGTTATACCAATTGAGCAAACAGTTGAGCGAGGATTAGAGAAATTTCTTGAACGTGCACTTGCTGAAGCTGAAAGAGAGCAAGCGGATCACATTATCTTAGATATTGATACACCGGGTGGAGCAGTTGATGCGGCAGGAAACATTGCTCAGCTTCTTAACCAAACGGATATCACTACTACGGCCTATGTTAATCCAGATGCGATCTCAGCGGGGGCATACATTGCTTTAAATGCAGATCAAATTGTTATGCATCCACAAGGAAGCATGGGAGCGGCTGGAGTTATTGATGGAGCAGGGAATGCGGCAGAAGAAAAAGCGCAATCCTATTGGCTGAATCAAATGAAAAATGCCGCAGAGAAAAATAAAAGGGATCCTCAATTTGCATTGGCTATGGCAAGTACTAACCATGATCTCCCGCAATTTAACTCACCAGAAGGAAGCTATCTAACACTTGGTGCAGAGGATGCCATAGAGGTTAAGTATTCAGAAGGCACAGCTAGATCGATCGATGAGTTACTTGCGTTGGATATTGTGAATTTACCTGATGCAGAAGTAATTAACTCTGAAGTCAGTTTTGCTGAAAAGATTGCTCGGTTTGTGACAAACCCGATCGTCATTCCAATCCTATTATCAGTAGGTAGTTTGGGTCTGATTTTAGAGTTATATACTCCGGGATTTGGTATTCCAGGAATGATAGGGCTTGCGTCGTTAGGACTCTTCTTTTTTGGTCATTTGTTTGCGGGTTTTGCAGGATGGGAATCCATTATTCTCTTTTCTGTAGGTGTGATCCTCATTGTCATAGAGATTTTTATACCTGGCTTTGGGGTGTTTGGGGTGTTAGGTATTGCGTCCATTATCAGTGGTCTTTTCTTAGCATCCTTTTCGACCGCAACAATGCTTTTTGCAGTAGGAGTGGCTTTAATCGTATCATTATTAGCTGCGATCCTCTTATTCCGTTTCCTTGGAGGTCGCGGGCCGTGGAAGAAAATGGTCTTAAAAACATCAACAACAAGTGAAGAAGGATATCTTTCTAATGAGACGCGTGCGGAGCTTCTTTCCCAGCATGGTAAGGCTTTAACGAGACTAAGTCCTGCTGGATTTGCTCAGTTTGGTGAAGAACGCCTTGACGTGGTTTCAGAGGGTGGATATATTGAACAAGGTAGCTTATTGAAGGTCGTCTATACATCAGGGTCACGTATTGTGGTTCGAGAAGTGCAGATTGATCATAAACAAAAGGAGGAATAA